One genomic window of Acidovorax radicis includes the following:
- a CDS encoding branched-chain amino acid ABC transporter permease, which produces MSAPKAHTEMLPRSVQFALALGLAALLLFPVAGSDFYVQMVTRMMIMAIFAMSLDLLQGVTGLVSLGHAAYFGVAGYALAFVTPADAPVSLWWSLPLAVAGSGLVALVIGFFVVRTHGIYFIMVTMAFAQMVFYLFFDNKALGGSDGIYINFRPDASIFGWLPFDLEGRKTFYYVTLVLVVAVYALLRRLLWSPLGRALAGIRINEHRMRAMGFGTRGYKLTAFTVAGALAGLAGYLWGAQTGYVNPELMGFHMSAHAIMMVILGGMGNFAGAIVGAFVFEYLLHVFKDMTKHWQLLMGGFIVLVVVVAPRGLLGLFGQSRAPVGPTTMPPPQERPHG; this is translated from the coding sequence ATGAGCGCACCCAAAGCCCATACCGAAATGCTGCCGCGCAGCGTGCAGTTCGCACTGGCCCTAGGCCTTGCCGCCTTGCTGTTGTTTCCGGTGGCAGGCAGCGATTTTTACGTGCAGATGGTGACACGCATGATGATCATGGCCATCTTTGCGATGAGCCTGGATCTGCTGCAAGGTGTCACGGGCCTCGTTTCACTGGGCCACGCCGCCTATTTTGGCGTGGCAGGCTATGCACTTGCTTTTGTCACGCCGGCAGACGCGCCCGTCAGCCTGTGGTGGTCGCTGCCGCTGGCGGTTGCGGGCTCGGGACTGGTGGCACTCGTGATTGGCTTTTTTGTCGTACGCACGCACGGCATTTATTTCATCATGGTCACCATGGCATTTGCGCAGATGGTGTTCTACCTCTTCTTCGACAACAAGGCACTTGGCGGATCGGACGGCATCTATATCAACTTCCGGCCCGATGCGTCTATTTTTGGATGGCTGCCCTTCGACCTGGAAGGGCGCAAAACCTTTTACTACGTCACACTCGTTCTGGTCGTTGCTGTGTATGCCCTGCTGCGCAGACTGCTCTGGAGCCCGCTGGGTCGCGCCCTTGCAGGCATCCGCATCAATGAGCACCGCATGCGCGCAATGGGCTTTGGCACACGCGGCTACAAACTCACCGCGTTCACGGTGGCGGGCGCTCTGGCGGGCCTGGCTGGCTATTTGTGGGGTGCGCAGACCGGCTACGTGAACCCGGAATTGATGGGGTTTCACATGAGCGCGCATGCCATCATGATGGTCATACTGGGCGGCATGGGCAACTTCGCAGGCGCCATCGTAGGGGCGTTTGTTTTCGAATACCTGCTGCATGTTTTCAAGGACATGACCAAACACTGGCAATTGCTGATGGGCGGATTCATTGTGCTGGTGGTGGTGGTGGCGCCGCGTGGGCTGCTCGGCCTGTTTGGCCAGTCCCGCGCACCCGTTGGGCCCACAACCATGCCCCCCCCTCAAGAGCGACCACATGGCTGA
- a CDS encoding branched-chain amino acid ABC transporter permease: MDFATFLIQLLNSVQYGLLLFMLAAGLTLIFGIMGVVNLAHGSFYMLGAYLGYSLSAAFDNLAWALGVGTLLAVAFGFALEWLLFRHFYHRDHLDQVLLTFGLIYIFEELRSIVWGDEVHGVAIPALLDGSLPLTDTLSYPIYRLFMSGICLVIAAGLYLLISKTRLGMKIRAGAFNRDMAESLGVNIKLIHATVFALGVGLAAVAGMVAAPVSSVYPNMGASVLIMCFVVVVIGGIGSVRGALIAALLVGLVDTFGKVLLPSMASMLVYMLMAAVLLWKPEGLFKQ; this comes from the coding sequence ATGGATTTCGCCACCTTCCTCATTCAGCTGCTCAACAGCGTTCAATACGGATTGCTGCTGTTCATGTTGGCAGCGGGTCTTACGTTGATCTTCGGGATCATGGGGGTGGTCAACCTGGCCCACGGCAGCTTTTACATGCTGGGCGCCTATCTCGGTTATTCGCTGTCGGCCGCGTTCGACAATCTGGCATGGGCGCTTGGGGTCGGAACCTTGTTGGCGGTGGCTTTCGGGTTTGCGCTTGAGTGGCTGCTGTTTCGCCACTTTTATCACCGAGACCACCTCGACCAGGTACTGCTGACGTTCGGGCTGATCTATATCTTTGAGGAGCTGCGCTCCATCGTGTGGGGCGATGAAGTTCACGGGGTGGCCATCCCAGCCTTGCTCGATGGCTCCCTTCCCCTCACCGACACCCTCTCCTACCCCATCTACCGGTTGTTCATGTCAGGGATTTGTCTCGTGATCGCAGCCGGTCTGTATCTGCTGATCTCGAAAACCCGCTTGGGCATGAAGATCCGCGCGGGGGCATTCAACCGCGACATGGCGGAGTCGCTCGGGGTGAACATCAAGCTCATTCATGCCACCGTTTTTGCCCTCGGCGTGGGACTTGCAGCCGTGGCCGGCATGGTGGCGGCGCCCGTGTCCAGCGTGTACCCGAACATGGGTGCGTCGGTGCTCATCATGTGTTTTGTGGTGGTGGTGATTGGCGGCATCGGATCGGTGCGGGGGGCCCTCATTGCCGCCTTGTTGGTGGGGCTGGTGGACACGTTCGGAAAAGTTCTCCTCCCTTCCATGGCCAGCATGCTGGTGTACATGCTGATGGCGGCCGTGCTCCTGTGGAAACCGGAAGGTCTTTTCAAACAATGA
- a CDS encoding ABC transporter substrate-binding protein, with protein MTTRRLVLSRSAALVGAASSGLILPSMVRAQSGKVRVGFMLPYTGTYAQLGVAIENGVRMAIDQQGGKLGGREIEWFKVDDESEPSKGVENASKLVQRDKVDVLIGTVHSGVQMGIQKVARDTGVLNLIPNAGVLAATRSLCAPNVFRASYTNSQPTLALGKAMMDRGHKKAVWISWKYAAGDEALEGFKQSYTAAGGTIVKELGLPFPNVEFQALLTEIAALKPDAVACFFAGGGAAKFIKDYAAAGLKGKIPLYGSGFLTEGILDAAGPAAEGIVTTMHYADSLDTPRNKQFRLEYAKAFRSQPDVYAVQGYDTGLLLIQGANAVKGDMSAKPALYKALEGAVIDSPRGKWTMSKFHNPVQDIYLRQVENKENKVIGVAAKALADSGAGCRMG; from the coding sequence ATGACAACTCGCCGTCTTGTTCTCAGCCGCAGTGCAGCCCTCGTAGGTGCTGCCTCCTCGGGCCTGATACTGCCCTCGATGGTGCGGGCACAAAGCGGCAAGGTGCGCGTAGGCTTCATGCTGCCGTACACAGGCACATATGCCCAGTTGGGCGTTGCGATCGAAAACGGCGTGCGCATGGCCATCGACCAACAGGGCGGAAAACTGGGTGGCCGCGAGATCGAATGGTTCAAGGTGGATGACGAGTCCGAGCCGAGCAAAGGCGTAGAAAACGCGAGCAAGCTCGTACAGCGCGACAAGGTCGATGTGCTGATCGGCACCGTGCATTCGGGTGTGCAGATGGGTATCCAGAAAGTCGCACGCGACACCGGTGTCCTGAACCTGATCCCCAACGCAGGGGTGCTGGCGGCCACGCGCTCTTTGTGTGCGCCCAACGTGTTTCGTGCGAGCTACACCAACTCTCAACCAACGCTGGCACTGGGCAAGGCCATGATGGACCGGGGCCATAAAAAGGCGGTCTGGATCAGCTGGAAGTATGCTGCGGGCGACGAGGCACTGGAAGGCTTCAAGCAAAGCTATACAGCCGCAGGCGGCACCATTGTCAAGGAGCTGGGCTTGCCGTTCCCGAACGTGGAGTTTCAGGCGCTTCTCACCGAGATCGCCGCACTCAAACCCGATGCCGTCGCCTGCTTCTTTGCCGGTGGCGGGGCGGCCAAATTCATCAAGGACTACGCAGCGGCGGGGCTCAAAGGCAAAATTCCGCTGTATGGATCAGGCTTCCTGACCGAGGGCATTCTGGATGCGGCAGGCCCCGCAGCAGAAGGCATCGTCACCACGATGCATTACGCAGACTCGCTGGACACGCCGCGCAACAAACAGTTTCGACTGGAATACGCCAAGGCGTTTCGCAGCCAACCCGACGTGTATGCCGTGCAAGGCTACGACACCGGCCTGTTGCTGATCCAGGGCGCCAATGCGGTCAAGGGCGATATGTCGGCCAAGCCCGCGCTGTACAAGGCTCTGGAAGGCGCCGTCATCGACAGCCCCCGCGGAAAATGGACCATGAGCAAATTCCACAACCCTGTGCAGGACATCTACCTGCGCCAGGTGGAGAACAAGGAAAACAAGGTCATCGGCGTGGCCGCCAAGGCCCTTGCGGACAGCGGCGCCGGTTGCCGAATGGGCTGA
- a CDS encoding HPP family protein — protein sequence MVASLGASAVLVFCMPSSPLAQPWPVLGGSTLSALVGAVCAAFIPDPAVAGAVAVGASIALMVPLRCLHPPGGAMALYVVLTAGDGVHLAAFPILFNVVILLIAGVVYNGLTGRSYPHPQRIVRRASVAKGAFTASDVDAALAHYNEVLDVSRADLEGLLHLAGRAAFQRTLGEVLCSDIMSHPPFAVEAGVSLKDAWALMRTEQIKALPVVDGQRLVIGIVTVADFMRLANLEVHEGLGQRLRTLVMGRAGHPSQVKEIMSHHVQVAQTTQHAMDLVPLFSQGGHHHIPIVDEQDRLVGVITQTDLVRTLATAIQGRDEASGTGGNPK from the coding sequence ATGGTGGCCTCGTTGGGAGCCAGTGCTGTGTTGGTGTTCTGCATGCCGTCGAGCCCGCTCGCCCAGCCATGGCCCGTGTTGGGTGGCAGTACCTTGTCTGCGTTGGTTGGCGCGGTTTGTGCGGCCTTCATCCCCGACCCTGCTGTCGCAGGTGCTGTTGCTGTGGGGGCATCTATCGCTTTGATGGTGCCACTGCGTTGCTTGCATCCGCCCGGTGGCGCCATGGCGTTGTATGTGGTGCTGACAGCGGGTGACGGTGTGCATCTGGCCGCATTCCCCATCCTGTTCAATGTGGTCATCCTGCTGATTGCCGGGGTTGTGTACAACGGACTCACGGGCCGCAGTTATCCGCATCCGCAGCGCATCGTGCGACGCGCCAGCGTGGCCAAGGGCGCCTTTACCGCCTCTGACGTGGATGCTGCATTGGCGCATTACAACGAGGTGCTGGACGTCAGCCGCGCCGATCTGGAAGGGCTTTTGCATCTGGCGGGGCGCGCCGCTTTTCAGCGCACGCTGGGTGAGGTGTTGTGCTCGGACATCATGTCCCACCCGCCGTTTGCCGTGGAGGCTGGCGTTTCGCTCAAGGACGCCTGGGCGTTGATGCGGACGGAGCAAATCAAGGCGTTGCCTGTCGTGGACGGACAGCGCTTGGTGATTGGAATCGTGACCGTGGCGGATTTCATGCGTCTGGCCAATCTGGAGGTGCATGAAGGTCTGGGGCAACGTCTGCGCACCCTCGTCATGGGCCGCGCGGGTCACCCCAGCCAAGTCAAAGAAATCATGTCACACCATGTACAGGTCGCGCAAACGACGCAACACGCCATGGACCTTGTCCCCCTGTTTTCGCAAGGTGGCCATCACCACATTCCCATCGTGGATGAGCAAGACCGACTGGTGGGGGTTATTACCCAGACCGATCTCGTGCGCACGCTGGCGACCGCCATTCAGGGGCGCGACGAGGCCAGCGGGACAGGCGGAAATCCGAAATAG
- the infA gene encoding translation initiation factor IF-1 translates to MAKEELIEMQGAVTEVLPDSRFRVTLENGHQLIAYTGGKMRKHHIRILAGDKVSLEMSPYDLSKGRITFRHLAGRGPGPSSNR, encoded by the coding sequence ATGGCCAAAGAAGAACTCATTGAAATGCAAGGTGCCGTCACGGAAGTCTTGCCTGACTCGCGTTTTCGCGTCACCCTGGAAAATGGTCACCAACTGATCGCCTACACGGGCGGCAAGATGCGCAAACACCACATCCGCATCCTGGCGGGCGACAAGGTCTCACTGGAAATGTCGCCCTATGACCTTTCAAAAGGCCGCATCACTTTCCGTCACCTGGCCGGTCGCGGCCCAGGTCCTTCGAGCAATCGTTGA
- a CDS encoding DUF1624 domain-containing protein produces MGLAASTKRYETVDALRGLAMVWMTVFHFCFDLSHFGLWPQNFRVDPFWTTQRTLIVSLFLFCAGLGQAIAWHQGQGWLRFGRRWIQIVGCALLVSAGSFVMFPQSYIYFGVLHGMAVMLVVARCTAGWGRWLWLGGLLAMALPPLAHHGLGGLADAAPWFNGRAVNWLGLVSRKPFTEDYVPVFPWLGVLWWGLAAGQWLVTQKPTWMQRPVPLVFSPLAALGRWSLSYYMLHQPVLIGLVMAFVWVSGKAA; encoded by the coding sequence ATGGGTTTGGCCGCATCGACGAAACGCTACGAAACGGTCGATGCATTGCGCGGGCTGGCCATGGTGTGGATGACGGTGTTCCATTTCTGCTTTGACCTGAGCCATTTTGGGCTGTGGCCGCAAAACTTCCGCGTTGATCCGTTCTGGACGACCCAGCGCACGCTGATCGTCAGCCTCTTTCTCTTTTGTGCGGGGCTTGGGCAGGCGATCGCCTGGCACCAGGGCCAGGGGTGGTTGCGGTTTGGACGTCGCTGGATCCAAATTGTGGGGTGCGCCTTGTTGGTATCCGCTGGGTCTTTCGTGATGTTCCCGCAAAGCTATATCTACTTCGGGGTTTTGCATGGCATGGCGGTGATGCTTGTCGTCGCAAGGTGTACGGCAGGGTGGGGGCGATGGCTTTGGCTGGGGGGGCTATTGGCCATGGCGCTGCCTCCCTTGGCGCACCATGGGCTAGGGGGCCTGGCTGATGCGGCGCCATGGTTTAACGGTCGGGCCGTCAACTGGTTGGGGTTGGTCTCCCGCAAACCGTTCACAGAAGACTATGTGCCTGTTTTCCCCTGGCTGGGTGTGTTGTGGTGGGGGCTTGCTGCAGGGCAGTGGCTTGTGACCCAAAAGCCGACGTGGATGCAGCGGCCGGTGCCCCTTGTTTTCAGCCCGCTTGCTGCGTTGGGGCGATGGAGTCTGAGTTACTACATGCTTCACCAGCCGGTCTTGATTGGTTTGGTGATGGCCTTTGTCTGGGTGAGCGGCAAAGCAGCTTGA
- a CDS encoding peptidylprolyl isomerase codes for MKKQLLSGLVAAAVLGSMALPVSAQNIAVVNGKAVPKERAEALKQQVERSGRPLTPDIDAQIKEEVIAREIFMQEAQKRGLEASADYKTQMEMARQAILIRELFADYQKANPVTDAEIQAEYDKFVAANSGKEYKASHILVEKEADAKAIIASIKKGAKFADIAKKQSKDPGSGAKGGDLDWANPSSYVSEFTEALIKLQKGQMTDTPVKSQFGWHVIRLDDVRQAELPKLEEVKPQVAQQLQQQKLAKFQEDLRAKAKVE; via the coding sequence ATGAAGAAACAGCTCCTGTCCGGCCTCGTGGCCGCTGCCGTGCTGGGCTCTATGGCCCTGCCCGTTTCCGCCCAGAACATTGCCGTCGTGAATGGCAAGGCTGTGCCCAAAGAGCGCGCAGAAGCGCTCAAGCAGCAGGTGGAACGCTCCGGTCGCCCTTTGACACCCGACATTGACGCCCAGATCAAGGAAGAAGTCATCGCTCGCGAAATCTTCATGCAGGAAGCGCAAAAGCGCGGCTTGGAAGCATCCGCTGACTACAAGACCCAGATGGAAATGGCGCGTCAAGCCATTCTGATCCGCGAGTTGTTTGCCGACTACCAAAAGGCAAACCCTGTGACCGACGCTGAAATCCAGGCCGAATACGACAAGTTCGTTGCGGCCAACAGCGGCAAGGAATACAAGGCCAGCCACATCCTGGTCGAAAAAGAAGCGGACGCCAAAGCCATCATCGCCTCAATCAAAAAAGGCGCCAAATTTGCAGACATCGCCAAGAAGCAGTCCAAGGATCCAGGCTCTGGCGCCAAGGGCGGCGACCTCGACTGGGCCAATCCGTCGAGCTACGTGAGTGAGTTCACTGAAGCGCTCATCAAGCTCCAAAAGGGCCAGATGACCGACACCCCCGTGAAGAGCCAGTTTGGCTGGCACGTGATTCGCCTTGACGATGTCCGCCAGGCAGAGTTGCCCAAGCTCGAGGAAGTCAAGCCCCAGGTGGCCCAGCAGCTTCAGCAGCAAAAGCTGGCCAAGTTCCAGGAAGACCTGCGCGCCAAGGCCAAGGTTGAATAA